A single window of Rhizobium indicum DNA harbors:
- a CDS encoding cytochrome P460 family protein — protein MPSFRSVLLALGGAALLLASGLAAAAANRATFPKDFKQMVMYGDYRRGSGGELAYALKETIDIAKAGQPLPPGTRLVLEIYDDGALTGYFVMEKGVDWGLEVEEEKRTGDWHFQQFDTNGQVNRTSIAERCEACHQGQESNDFMFTRGRMEAYLP, from the coding sequence ATGCCATCGTTCCGTTCTGTCCTTCTAGCCCTCGGTGGGGCCGCTCTGCTCCTAGCATCCGGCCTTGCCGCCGCAGCCGCCAACCGCGCGACCTTCCCGAAAGATTTCAAGCAGATGGTTATGTATGGAGATTACAGGCGCGGCTCAGGTGGCGAGCTGGCTTATGCCCTGAAGGAAACGATCGACATCGCGAAGGCTGGCCAGCCGTTACCCCCGGGCACGAGGCTTGTACTGGAGATTTATGACGACGGTGCCCTAACCGGCTACTTCGTGATGGAAAAAGGCGTGGATTGGGGCCTCGAAGTCGAGGAGGAGAAGCGCACCGGTGACTGGCATTTCCAGCAGTTCGACACCAACGGCCAGGTCAACCGCACCTCGATCGCGGAACGTTGCGAGGCCTGCCACCAAGGGCAGGAAAGCAATGATTTCATGTTCACCCGCGGCCGCATGGAAGCGTATCTGCCCTGA
- a CDS encoding DUF4405 domain-containing protein — translation MPLQVRLLMNAVAGGLLVAALAYDWLGNLTHELIGTAMFGLLIFHNAFNRRWYGSTARKGSRDLRGWLNIVTIGALAAAMLSLLVTSLIISRSLFSLLPIASSFGARQLHAQAAYWALVIVAVHVGMRWAMIMASMRAWLRLGTPSVGRTWILRALALAVAAYGVHSWMVMGTGSRLMAEMTLNLWNFEEAALRFFLHQGAIVALFVCLGHYATSLMQLRRKGSR, via the coding sequence ATGCCGCTTCAGGTTCGCCTGCTGATGAACGCCGTGGCGGGTGGTCTGCTAGTGGCTGCCCTGGCCTATGATTGGCTGGGCAACCTTACCCATGAACTGATCGGCACGGCCATGTTCGGGCTGCTGATCTTCCACAACGCCTTCAATCGCCGCTGGTACGGTTCGACCGCCCGCAAGGGTAGCCGGGATCTGCGCGGCTGGCTCAACATCGTCACCATCGGCGCACTCGCGGCCGCAATGCTAAGCCTGCTGGTCACCAGCTTGATCATTTCGCGCTCTCTATTCAGCCTCTTGCCGATTGCCAGCTCGTTCGGGGCACGTCAACTGCACGCCCAGGCCGCCTATTGGGCGCTGGTGATCGTCGCGGTCCACGTCGGCATGCGCTGGGCCATGATCATGGCCTCGATGCGCGCCTGGCTGCGACTTGGCACCCCCAGCGTCGGTAGGACTTGGATCCTCCGCGCCCTGGCGCTGGCCGTAGCCGCCTACGGCGTCCACAGCTGGATGGTCATGGGTACCGGGTCGCGCCTTATGGCCGAAATGACTCTTAATCTCTGGAATTTCGAAGAAGCGGCATTGCGGTTCTTTTTGCACCAGGGCGCCATTGTTGCGCTGTTCGTCTGCCTCGGGCACTACGCAACCAGCCTAATGCAATTGCGCAGGAAAGGCTCACGCTGA
- a CDS encoding BA14K family protein yields MKRLAIVILSLVTALTSVPPAMAFPTVAVPKIEAAEAQPVQYRNYRGGYRGGYRGGYRGYRGGGYRNDNWAWGLGGLATGAIIGGMLAQPYYGRSYYGRGYYDQGYYDRGYYGSPYYGPPRYYGSTIYRPRYYAPRSYRQVYSGGNGHTSWCYSRYRSYRAYDNTFQPYYGPRRACVSPY; encoded by the coding sequence ATGAAAAGGTTAGCAATCGTTATCCTGTCGCTGGTGACGGCGCTGACGAGCGTCCCGCCGGCCATGGCGTTTCCCACTGTTGCCGTGCCGAAAATCGAAGCCGCAGAGGCGCAGCCGGTCCAGTACAGAAATTATCGCGGCGGCTACCGCGGTGGATACCGAGGCGGCTATCGAGGCTACCGCGGGGGTGGCTATCGCAACGACAATTGGGCTTGGGGTCTCGGCGGGCTCGCGACCGGCGCAATCATCGGCGGAATGCTAGCGCAGCCGTATTATGGCCGAAGCTATTACGGTCGGGGCTACTACGATCAGGGCTACTACGACCGGGGCTACTACGGATCGCCCTATTACGGTCCGCCGCGCTACTACGGCTCGACCATTTACCGTCCGCGCTACTACGCGCCGCGCTCGTACCGCCAAGTCTATAGTGGCGGCAACGGACATACGAGCTGGTGCTACTCGCGCTACCGGTCTTACAGGGCTTACGACAACACGTTCCAGCCCTATTACGGTCCGCGACGGGCGTGCGTCTCGCCCTACTAG
- a CDS encoding limonene-1,2-epoxide hydrolase, translating to MPTPTETVSAFCATFLEDGGRPAVRRWFTPNTRWVNEGVSVTNGVEEAIAMIDGLETSMGISTVHIDMLAIAADGSRVLTERLDRFERADGSEIGRVMIMGIFEIEGDKIVEWRDYFDVTAVQKFSAD from the coding sequence ATGCCCACCCCAACGGAAACTGTTTCGGCTTTTTGCGCCACATTCTTGGAAGACGGCGGAAGGCCAGCCGTCCGTCGCTGGTTCACACCCAACACGCGCTGGGTCAACGAAGGCGTTTCAGTCACGAACGGCGTCGAAGAGGCTATCGCCATGATCGACGGACTGGAGACGTCGATGGGCATCTCGACGGTCCATATCGACATGCTCGCGATTGCCGCCGACGGATCTCGCGTTCTCACCGAAAGGCTCGACAGGTTCGAGCGTGCCGACGGCAGCGAAATCGGACGCGTGATGATCATGGGCATTTTCGAGATCGAAGGTGACAAGATTGTCGAGTGGCGGGATTATTTCGACGTTACCGCCGTCCAGAAGTTCTCTGCCGACTGA
- a CDS encoding AraC family transcriptional regulator, translating to MSELDKIRAMAVRHAGRQSPQLPRLFAYTLDHTTEIDPLIYDPAASLVIQGTQRMFIGDKMFEYGPGQSMIVAAEIAALGQICEASEDQPFLAVGLFLDPALLSDLVLEMAAIPELPIESGYGVSTASASLLGAWGRLLELLDRPTEIPVMAQSLEHELMFRLLMGPHGGLLRQIAGSDSRLMHIRKAMAWIRDHYTERLNFKAVAALAGMSVSVFYDRFKAVAAVSPLQYQKYIRLHEARRRMIANQVSAAEVGFAVGYESASQFSREYKRLFGAPPGQDTERAKAGLGGINRPRSPGARPDVA from the coding sequence ATGAGCGAACTCGACAAAATCCGCGCCATGGCGGTGCGCCACGCTGGCCGTCAGAGTCCTCAACTGCCGAGACTGTTCGCTTACACCCTCGACCATACAACCGAGATCGACCCGCTGATCTACGATCCTGCGGCGTCCCTGGTGATCCAGGGAACTCAGCGCATGTTTATCGGCGACAAGATGTTTGAGTACGGCCCTGGCCAAAGCATGATCGTCGCGGCTGAGATCGCTGCGTTGGGTCAGATCTGTGAGGCGTCAGAGGATCAACCGTTTCTCGCAGTCGGTCTGTTTTTGGATCCAGCCCTGCTGTCGGATCTCGTACTTGAAATGGCAGCGATACCAGAGTTGCCGATTGAATCGGGATACGGCGTCAGCACCGCGAGCGCGTCGCTTCTGGGCGCTTGGGGAAGACTACTGGAACTACTCGATCGCCCAACCGAAATCCCGGTCATGGCTCAGTCTCTGGAGCACGAGCTCATGTTTCGGCTGCTGATGGGACCGCACGGCGGCCTGCTCCGTCAGATTGCCGGATCTGACTCGCGCCTGATGCACATCCGAAAGGCCATGGCTTGGATCCGCGATCACTACACCGAGCGCCTCAATTTCAAGGCGGTCGCTGCGCTCGCGGGTATGAGCGTATCCGTGTTTTACGATCGCTTTAAAGCCGTTGCCGCCGTCAGCCCGCTTCAGTATCAGAAATATATCCGGCTCCACGAGGCCCGCCGTCGCATGATCGCGAACCAGGTGAGTGCAGCCGAGGTGGGGTTTGCGGTCGGCTATGAAAGCGCCTCGCAGTTCAGCCGTGAGTACAAGCGTCTCTTCGGAGCGCCGCCAGGTCAAGACACCGAGAGAGCGAAAGCGGGCTTGGGGGGAATCAATCGGCCAAGATCGCCTGGTGCTCGACCAGATGTTGCTTGA
- a CDS encoding glutathione S-transferase family protein, producing the protein MVICEYLEETQGGARLYSEDALSRAQQRAWIEYGTAALAEAWQLLNAKDRATADAKRAAFRNRLERLEDVRDQGPYFSGSTFSMVDAVFAPLFRYFDLINPTVTQMIFQGLPRVSIWREALALRASVVAAVGRDYGRRFKQHLVEHQAILAD; encoded by the coding sequence ATGGTGATCTGCGAATATCTCGAGGAGACGCAGGGCGGCGCAAGGCTCTACTCTGAGGACGCGCTGTCTCGCGCTCAACAGCGCGCGTGGATCGAATATGGTACGGCGGCTCTAGCCGAAGCCTGGCAACTCCTAAACGCCAAGGATCGTGCAACCGCAGACGCCAAGCGGGCAGCGTTCCGAAACCGGCTAGAGAGGCTCGAAGATGTGCGTGACCAAGGGCCCTACTTCTCTGGATCGACGTTCAGCATGGTCGATGCGGTGTTCGCGCCTCTGTTCCGGTATTTCGACCTCATCAACCCGACCGTGACGCAGATGATATTTCAGGGTCTCCCACGCGTATCCATATGGCGTGAGGCTTTGGCACTACGAGCGAGCGTCGTCGCGGCCGTGGGGCGGGACTACGGTCGCCGTTTCAAGCAACATCTGGTCGAGCACCAGGCGATCTTGGCCGATTGA
- a CDS encoding glucose 1-dehydrogenase, producing the protein MAKLTGKVAVVTGASKGIGAAIAKAFAAEGAQVVVNYASSKSGADAVVEAISAAGGKAIAVQGDVSKAGEAQGLVDAAVKEFGKLDVLVNNSGVYEFAPIGEVTEEQYRRMFDVNVLGVLLTTQAAVKHLGEGGSIINISSVVTSLAPPDSAVYTGTKGAVEGINSVLAKELGPRKIRVNAILPGMVETEGTHTAGVIGSDFQQTIVAQTPLGRIGQPDDIAGVAVFLASDDARWLSGERLSASGGFR; encoded by the coding sequence ATGGCTAAGCTCACAGGAAAGGTCGCTGTCGTAACGGGCGCCTCCAAAGGCATTGGCGCTGCGATTGCCAAGGCGTTCGCAGCAGAGGGTGCGCAAGTGGTGGTCAACTACGCTTCGAGCAAGTCGGGAGCCGACGCCGTGGTTGAGGCGATCAGCGCGGCCGGTGGCAAAGCCATTGCGGTGCAAGGCGATGTTTCGAAGGCCGGTGAGGCACAGGGACTGGTCGATGCTGCGGTCAAGGAGTTCGGCAAGCTCGACGTGCTGGTCAACAATTCCGGCGTCTATGAATTCGCGCCGATCGGTGAGGTGACCGAGGAACAGTATCGTCGCATGTTCGACGTGAATGTTCTCGGTGTTCTCTTGACCACCCAGGCAGCGGTGAAGCATCTCGGCGAGGGCGGCAGCATCATCAACATCTCCTCGGTGGTCACCAGTCTGGCGCCGCCAGACTCCGCCGTCTATACCGGGACGAAGGGAGCCGTCGAGGGCATCAACAGCGTGCTTGCCAAGGAACTCGGCCCGCGCAAGATCCGCGTCAACGCCATCCTGCCAGGGATGGTCGAAACCGAGGGCACGCACACGGCGGGCGTCATCGGCTCGGATTTCCAGCAGACCATCGTCGCCCAGACACCGCTCGGCCGCATCGGCCAGCCGGATGATATCGCCGGTGTCGCCGTCTTCCTCGCTTCCGACGATGCCCGCTGGCTGAGCGGCGAACGATTGTCCGCCAGCGGCGGTTTTCGCTAA
- a CDS encoding ArsR/SmtB family transcription factor, with amino-acid sequence MRPLFHPALEDIKPEAILYALSDPERVAIYAKLAGASSGGTCSALADLGDRVIPKSSLSNHFKVLRESGLIMSERQGVEMRNQTRCPELDERFPGLIKAILTAYGQLPGQPKTD; translated from the coding sequence ATGAGACCGCTCTTTCACCCAGCCCTGGAGGACATCAAGCCCGAGGCGATCCTCTATGCGCTGTCCGATCCGGAGCGCGTTGCCATTTATGCAAAGCTTGCCGGCGCCAGCAGTGGCGGGACGTGCTCTGCGCTTGCCGATCTCGGCGATCGCGTCATTCCAAAGTCGTCGCTGTCCAACCATTTCAAGGTGCTGCGCGAGTCCGGGCTGATCATGAGCGAGCGCCAGGGTGTGGAGATGCGCAATCAAACGCGCTGCCCCGAGCTGGACGAACGCTTCCCGGGCCTGATCAAGGCCATCCTGACGGCTTACGGCCAGCTTCCCGGGCAGCCGAAGACGGACTGA
- a CDS encoding phosphotransferase enzyme family protein: MLDFNPLYSTPQVAAIEQFIDRHYPLAGPVSCRMLQRGLNDVYLAVGSNGERYVFRLSHRRARGPADVKTETAFLTHLAQSGVPVAAAVPTREGSLFVEGDAPEGVRQAVLFRALEGRKPDTADAGDARANGKTLALMHDAAETFQPDGALYRLDLEHLLHRPLARICDSGVVEDAEVRSELEDIAARTAKAIEAFGDLTSTYCHGDCHGFNARINDAGEAVFFDFDDGGPGYLAYDLSVFLWAQISFGRRSTAMWDAFVDGYRTVRPITPDDFEAAHRFVIVRHIWLMGEYASRAQEWGNETVGWIAREANFLRRWETERCVDRLF, encoded by the coding sequence ATGCTCGATTTTAATCCGCTTTATTCGACCCCGCAGGTTGCGGCTATCGAACAGTTCATCGATCGGCATTATCCGCTCGCAGGGCCGGTTTCCTGCCGGATGCTCCAGCGCGGTTTGAATGATGTGTATCTTGCCGTCGGAAGCAACGGCGAGCGTTATGTGTTCCGGCTTTCCCACCGCCGCGCCCGTGGTCCGGCCGACGTCAAGACCGAAACGGCTTTCCTGACGCATCTTGCGCAATCTGGCGTTCCCGTCGCCGCAGCCGTCCCGACACGCGAGGGCAGCTTGTTCGTTGAGGGAGATGCGCCGGAGGGCGTGCGCCAGGCCGTGCTCTTCCGGGCGCTCGAGGGCCGCAAGCCGGATACGGCGGATGCCGGCGATGCGCGGGCCAACGGCAAGACCCTTGCTTTGATGCACGACGCCGCCGAGACATTTCAGCCGGACGGAGCGCTCTATCGGCTTGATCTCGAACACTTGCTGCATCGGCCGCTTGCCCGCATATGCGACAGCGGCGTCGTGGAGGACGCCGAGGTCCGCAGCGAACTTGAAGACATCGCTGCGCGGACCGCAAAGGCGATCGAAGCCTTCGGCGATTTGACGTCGACCTATTGCCACGGCGACTGTCACGGCTTCAATGCGCGGATCAACGACGCCGGTGAAGCCGTATTTTTCGACTTCGATGACGGAGGTCCGGGATATCTCGCCTACGACTTGTCGGTGTTTTTGTGGGCTCAAATATCCTTCGGTCGGAGATCAACCGCCATGTGGGACGCCTTCGTCGATGGCTATCGAACCGTCCGGCCGATCACGCCCGACGACTTCGAAGCCGCCCATCGCTTCGTGATCGTCCGCCACATCTGGCTGATGGGCGAATATGCCAGCCGGGCCCAGGAATGGGGAAACGAGACTGTCGGCTGGATTGCCCGGGAAGCAAATTTCCTCAGGCGGTGGGAGACCGAGCGATGTGTCGATCGGCTGTTTTGA
- a CDS encoding class I SAM-dependent methyltransferase, with amino-acid sequence MEAAELRYNWADPDVYETFIGRWSEHLASPFLTRANIAPGSRVLDVACGTGVLSKALAEAGAHVIGVDASEGYLEGARRRRSHPNIAYEHGDVRHMRFDTNFFDAAVSTLALDVIPEIEQVVAEMMRVTRPGGVVASAVTQFLGGMPAFDLVINTGAVLETDFARLRSMRAGRQLFWPNGQATLWRKIGLVDVTEIPVVVDCEYASFADYWATFTDGPGSITSTLIALSDDARGSIEQHVRAGYLVGLPDGPRSFPMMFRVVRGLVPA; translated from the coding sequence ATGGAAGCCGCAGAACTACGATATAATTGGGCTGATCCCGACGTCTACGAGACATTCATAGGGCGCTGGAGCGAACATCTGGCAAGCCCATTTCTCACACGTGCCAATATTGCTCCGGGCAGTCGCGTGCTCGATGTAGCATGTGGGACAGGTGTGTTGTCGAAAGCGCTGGCCGAGGCGGGAGCGCATGTGATCGGTGTTGACGCATCGGAGGGATACCTGGAAGGAGCCCGCCGTCGACGATCCCACCCCAATATCGCATATGAACACGGCGATGTCCGGCACATGCGGTTCGACACTAACTTTTTCGATGCGGCCGTTTCCACGCTGGCCCTGGACGTTATCCCGGAAATTGAACAGGTAGTTGCCGAGATGATGCGCGTGACCCGTCCAGGCGGCGTGGTCGCGTCCGCCGTTACTCAGTTCTTGGGTGGCATGCCCGCCTTCGATCTCGTCATTAACACCGGCGCCGTGCTTGAGACCGACTTCGCCAGGCTGAGATCCATGCGGGCGGGGCGCCAGCTCTTCTGGCCTAATGGTCAGGCGACGTTGTGGCGGAAGATCGGCCTCGTCGACGTGACGGAGATTCCCGTTGTCGTGGATTGCGAGTATGCGTCCTTCGCGGATTATTGGGCTACGTTCACCGACGGCCCAGGCAGCATCACAAGCACATTGATTGCACTTTCGGACGATGCCCGCGGTTCGATCGAACAGCATGTTCGTGCCGGGTATCTGGTTGGCTTACCCGATGGACCCCGGTCATTTCCCATGATGTTCCGTGTGGTGCGTGGCTTGGTCCCGGCCTGA
- a CDS encoding sulfite oxidase — protein sequence MPTPQQPSLIVRQKSPPNIEFPFASLSDWLIPTEQFFVRNHFPSPDLDARDWRLRVDGAVERPIELDLDSIKAMRSTTFTAVVECAGNGRVYYEPPKEGLQWQNGAVGNAAWTGVLLREILEMAGVKPTAREVLLAGADSGVVDTNKKTASPGPIAFARSLPLEKAIADSTILAYSMNEEPLTRDHGYPLRAVVGGWFGMAWVKWITHITVVEQPFLGYWQARDYFRWERSLEEPRLVPLAEMEVKAQIARPVQGARLIAGQPYRIFGAAWSGEAAIRQVQVCTGDGRGWREGRLLETDRPFAWRLWEYMWTPEEVGRYMLRCRAIDGAGCVQPDLQRSDCESYAANWIVPVEVTVVPEPQTYEEGFVI from the coding sequence ATGCCGACACCACAGCAACCCAGTCTAATAGTTCGACAGAAATCCCCACCGAACATCGAGTTTCCGTTTGCGTCGCTCTCCGATTGGCTGATCCCAACCGAGCAGTTCTTCGTGCGAAACCATTTCCCGTCGCCGGACCTCGATGCGCGAGACTGGAGATTGCGCGTTGACGGGGCGGTGGAGCGGCCGATCGAACTTGACCTCGACAGCATCAAGGCGATGCGGAGCACGACTTTCACCGCCGTCGTCGAGTGCGCAGGGAACGGGCGCGTCTACTATGAGCCGCCGAAGGAGGGGTTGCAGTGGCAGAACGGAGCCGTCGGCAATGCCGCCTGGACAGGTGTTCTTCTGCGCGAGATTTTGGAAATGGCGGGCGTTAAGCCAACCGCACGTGAGGTTCTGCTCGCAGGCGCCGACAGCGGCGTCGTCGACACGAACAAGAAAACGGCTTCTCCCGGCCCCATCGCTTTTGCGCGCAGTTTACCGCTTGAGAAGGCCATCGCTGACAGCACGATCCTTGCCTATTCGATGAACGAGGAGCCGTTGACGCGCGATCACGGCTACCCGCTACGCGCGGTCGTGGGTGGCTGGTTCGGCATGGCTTGGGTCAAATGGATCACGCATATCACGGTTGTGGAGCAACCGTTCCTTGGCTACTGGCAGGCGCGCGACTATTTCCGTTGGGAGCGCAGCCTCGAGGAACCCAGGCTGGTCCCTCTTGCGGAGATGGAGGTCAAAGCGCAGATCGCGCGTCCCGTACAGGGGGCGCGTCTCATCGCCGGCCAACCGTACCGGATTTTCGGCGCCGCCTGGAGCGGAGAGGCTGCTATCCGGCAGGTGCAGGTCTGCACCGGAGATGGCAGGGGCTGGCGCGAGGGAAGGCTTCTCGAAACAGACCGTCCCTTTGCATGGCGCTTGTGGGAGTACATGTGGACCCCTGAAGAAGTGGGGCGATATATGCTGCGATGTCGCGCGATCGATGGGGCGGGGTGCGTGCAGCCCGACCTCCAGCGTTCCGACTGCGAGAGCTACGCGGCCAATTGGATCGTTCCAGTGGAGGTTACGGTCGTTCCCGAGCCACAGACGTACGAGGAGGGATTCGTGATCTAA
- a CDS encoding adenylate/guanylate cyclase domain-containing protein, with protein sequence MDRKLSAILAADVVGYSALMERDEAGTFERLRAGRKELFEPDIARHHGQIFKLMGDGMLAEFGSVVDAVECAVSLQRGLAERNAAVPEDQRIRVRIGINLGEVIVEGEDRYGEGVNVAARLQQLADPGGICVSGKVAREVEKKLAFGFEPMGEQKVKNIAEPVQAFRVILEGQAPRQPARSSPPRWVWAAAAVPVLILVLAGTVWQFWPTATVSGKPSVAVLPFDNYGGDEATGRLANGLTEDIITDLAGFPEFHVIARNSTEQYRDKPAAPSEVGKALGAGFVVEGSIQRQSDRVRITTQLSDAKTGKHLWSQRWDRPDEDLFAIQIEISEQISNRLGGGAGLVQEAGRITAHRKPPGNLNAYELYLLGTEKLEQVNQADVEEAVRLLTRAVELDPGLARAWVELSHSHGVLTGFGVEPDKNRVLSAEAAERAVQLDPSDAEAHAVYAIVLGDRGEFGRAKVEFDTALRLAPGQFEVLTFYIDWASTFGEPERTAELVDKAVSLNPGFPMWSARIFTHAYFMAGRYEDALRMLDRLTAENYGRKHWVMRSGALAALGRTEEAKVSVTDALRRFPNLTVEGFANIPGFNEAERQRLIETMRLVGFPDCAKAEELTKLKKPLRLPECASP encoded by the coding sequence ATGGACCGCAAGCTTTCCGCCATCCTCGCTGCTGATGTCGTGGGCTATTCCGCGCTGATGGAGCGCGACGAGGCTGGTACATTCGAGCGCCTTCGTGCGGGACGCAAGGAACTGTTTGAGCCGGATATTGCTCGCCATCACGGCCAGATTTTCAAGCTGATGGGCGACGGGATGCTCGCCGAATTTGGCAGCGTGGTGGACGCGGTGGAATGCGCCGTCTCGCTGCAGCGCGGGCTGGCGGAACGGAACGCCGCCGTTCCCGAGGACCAGCGGATCAGGGTCAGGATCGGGATCAATCTCGGCGAGGTGATCGTTGAGGGCGAGGACCGGTATGGCGAGGGCGTCAACGTCGCGGCCAGGCTTCAGCAGTTGGCAGACCCTGGCGGCATCTGTGTTTCGGGAAAGGTCGCAAGGGAGGTTGAGAAGAAGCTGGCTTTCGGTTTCGAGCCGATGGGCGAGCAGAAGGTGAAGAATATCGCCGAACCGGTACAGGCCTTCCGCGTCATCCTAGAGGGACAAGCCCCACGCCAACCAGCGCGGTCATCGCCTCCGCGCTGGGTTTGGGCAGCAGCAGCCGTGCCAGTCCTTATTCTGGTCTTGGCCGGGACGGTCTGGCAATTCTGGCCGACCGCGACAGTAAGCGGCAAGCCGTCGGTAGCGGTGCTGCCGTTCGACAACTATGGCGGCGACGAGGCGACCGGACGCCTCGCCAATGGCCTCACTGAGGACATCATCACCGATCTGGCGGGGTTCCCTGAATTCCACGTGATCGCCCGTAACTCGACTGAACAATACCGGGACAAACCAGCCGCGCCGAGTGAAGTGGGTAAGGCGCTTGGCGCGGGATTTGTGGTCGAGGGTTCCATCCAGCGTCAGTCTGACCGCGTAAGAATTACGACGCAGCTCAGCGACGCCAAGACGGGCAAACATCTTTGGTCGCAGCGCTGGGACCGGCCGGACGAGGACTTGTTCGCAATCCAGATCGAAATATCCGAGCAGATTTCGAACCGCCTCGGCGGCGGCGCAGGTTTGGTCCAGGAGGCGGGCCGCATCACTGCCCACCGAAAGCCGCCCGGGAATCTCAACGCCTACGAACTTTATCTGCTCGGCACCGAAAAACTCGAGCAAGTCAATCAGGCGGATGTCGAGGAGGCCGTCAGGCTGCTCACCCGCGCGGTCGAACTGGACCCCGGTCTTGCCCGCGCCTGGGTCGAACTTAGCCATTCCCATGGTGTCTTGACCGGTTTTGGGGTTGAACCCGACAAGAACCGGGTTCTCTCTGCCGAGGCTGCCGAGCGCGCCGTCCAGCTCGACCCGAGCGATGCCGAGGCGCATGCTGTTTATGCCATAGTTTTAGGCGACAGAGGCGAATTTGGACGCGCCAAGGTAGAGTTCGATACCGCGCTGCGCCTCGCTCCCGGTCAGTTCGAAGTTCTGACTTTCTATATCGATTGGGCCTCGACCTTCGGCGAGCCTGAGCGCACCGCGGAACTGGTCGACAAGGCGGTCAGTCTCAACCCCGGTTTCCCGATGTGGAGTGCCAGGATTTTCACTCATGCCTACTTCATGGCTGGCCGGTATGAGGATGCCCTGCGGATGCTGGACCGCTTGACGGCGGAAAACTATGGAAGGAAACACTGGGTGATGCGTTCTGGCGCGCTTGCGGCTCTTGGCCGAACTGAAGAGGCGAAGGTCTCAGTAACGGACGCACTCAGGCGGTTTCCCAATTTGACCGTTGAGGGATTTGCCAATATTCCCGGATTCAATGAAGCGGAGCGCCAGCGGTTGATCGAAACCATGCGGCTCGTCGGCTTTCCTGATTGCGCCAAAGCGGAAGAGCTCACGAAGCTAAAGAAGCCGTTGCGCCTGCCGGAGTGTGCTTCGCCCTAA
- a CDS encoding LysR substrate-binding domain-containing protein, which produces MSMSIGNLPSLNGLKAFDVAARHLNFRLAAEELGVTQGAVAQHVRGLEAELGVTLFERLPKSLALTGEGRSYVADVRRAFELLANATANLKPQPVKLVVSTTPTFASRWLIPRLPDFTSRHPGLDLHILATDRISSFQVDGVDLAVRYGSPPFGPGLAAELLFEQEIIAICNPSLVAEGAEPENAEELSHYTLLHDAHNSWPEYIDRFLGGGDPTLFRGISFSQTSHAIEAAIAGQGIAVATRAFVSTDIEAGRLRQVFDGALKARSHFYLVKPRYRKSEAVDKLQDWLRSQVQN; this is translated from the coding sequence ATGTCCATGTCCATCGGCAATCTTCCATCCCTCAACGGCCTCAAGGCCTTCGACGTGGCGGCGCGTCATCTGAACTTCCGGCTCGCGGCCGAAGAGCTCGGCGTCACCCAAGGGGCTGTCGCCCAGCACGTGCGCGGGCTTGAGGCGGAACTCGGGGTGACATTGTTCGAGCGCCTGCCGAAGTCGTTGGCGCTGACGGGCGAGGGGCGAAGCTACGTCGCCGACGTCAGGCGCGCCTTCGAACTGCTCGCAAACGCGACGGCGAACCTGAAGCCTCAGCCGGTCAAACTGGTGGTCAGCACGACACCGACCTTCGCCTCGAGATGGCTGATCCCGCGTCTTCCTGATTTCACCTCGAGGCATCCCGGTCTCGATCTCCACATCCTGGCGACAGACCGCATTTCCAGCTTCCAGGTCGACGGCGTCGATCTCGCCGTCCGATATGGCAGCCCTCCCTTCGGTCCCGGCCTCGCCGCCGAACTGCTGTTCGAGCAGGAGATCATTGCCATCTGTAATCCGAGCCTTGTCGCCGAGGGAGCCGAGCCGGAGAATGCGGAAGAACTCTCGCACTACACGCTGCTTCACGATGCCCATAATTCCTGGCCCGAATATATCGATCGCTTCCTCGGCGGCGGTGATCCCACACTGTTTCGGGGCATCAGCTTCTCACAGACATCGCACGCGATCGAAGCTGCAATCGCCGGACAGGGCATCGCTGTGGCGACCCGCGCTTTTGTCTCGACCGACATCGAGGCGGGCAGGTTGAGGCAGGTCTTCGACGGCGCCCTCAAAGCGCGCTCGCACTTCTATCTGGTGAAGCCGCGATACCGGAAGTCCGAAGCGGTGGACAAGCTTCAGGACTGGCTGCGCTCGCAGGTGCAGAACTGA